In Zea mays cultivar B73 chromosome 7, Zm-B73-REFERENCE-NAM-5.0, whole genome shotgun sequence, the following proteins share a genomic window:
- the LOC100282473 gene encoding MTD1: MSTAVAEVRPPYGFPGSGKGSGGGYGKEAHLAAAGKRRSDGFFIEEEEVEEDVLTDNSSIGAPSPSGSSIGENSSSEAGGDDGEEEVESKLKEGDVLGCLDALEDSLPIKKGLSSFYSGKSKSFTSLAEATAAAAAVKEVLAKPEKPFNKRRRILANWSRRASCSSLATATYLPQLLGPDHAVAEGDEGEEDDSDDDVEYSQVPHHGKNVRDAPTSPLPLPRLGGVGSMQRRNGLGSFRSPRSFSLSDLRNSSADGSD; encoded by the exons ATGTCGACGGCGGTGGCAGAGGTGCGGCCGCCCTACGGGTTCCCCGGATCCGGGAAGGGGAGCGGCGGCGGGTATGGGAAGGAGGCGCACTTGGCCGCGGCCGGGAAGAGGAGGAGCGACGGCTTCTTCATAGAGGAGGAGGAGGTTGAAGAAGACGTGCTGACTGACAACTCGTCGATCGGGGCGCCGTCTCCCTCGGGATCGTCGATCGGTGAGAACTCGTCGTCGGAGGCCGGCGGGGACGACGGGGAGGAGGAGGTCGAGAGCAAGCTCAAGGAGGGTGATGTGCTCGGCTGCTTGGACGCGCTCGAGGACTCCTTGCCGATCAA GAAGGGCCTCTCGAGCTTCTACTCCGGCAAGTCTAAGTCGTTCACCAGCCTCGCCGAGGccacagcggcggcggcggcggtcaaGGAGGTGCTGGCCAAGCCGGAGAAGCCCTTCAACAAGCGCCGCCGCATCCTGGCCAACTGGTCCAGGAGAGCCTCCTGCAGCTCGCTGGCCACGGCCACCTACCTGCCTCAGCTCTTGGGCCCCGACCACGCCGTGGCCGAAGGGGACGAGGGCGAGGAGGACGACTCCGACGACGACGTGGAGTACAGCCAGGTGCCGCACCACGGCAAGAACGTCAGGGACGCGCCGACATCGCCACTGCCGCTCCCTAGACTCGGCGGTGTTGGCAGCATGCAGAGGAGGAACGGCCTTGGGAGCTTCAGATCTCCTAGGTCCTTCTCGCTGTCTGATCTCCGTAATAGCAGTGCTGATGGTAGTGATTAG